One stretch of Armigeres subalbatus isolate Guangzhou_Male chromosome 2, GZ_Asu_2, whole genome shotgun sequence DNA includes these proteins:
- the LOC134214426 gene encoding uncharacterized protein LOC134214426, which yields MERYLRFYIKFHSYVIAIATILGSIFMSVVFYQSTDSQYPLEEFYDYRYMGSVGLVFGVVWIVAGISLFYGIYKEVKQCLYPFVVMYMLDMLQLVLRDVILIWQNKRWFHMVFINPIAVIMTLYITLHVMTTLVAVRKLIERDPVAQLGTNFVRLNTEANRRIRMQQTNDDQDALVDD from the exons ATGGAGCGGTATTTACGTTTCTACATCAAGTTCCACAGCTATGTCATAGCGATAGCCACAATTTTGGGCTCAATTTTCATGTCAGTAGTTTTCTATCAGTCAACGGATTCTCAATACCCGCTAGAAGAGT TCTACGACTATCGGTACATGGGTAGTGTAGGTCTAGTCTTTGGAGTAGTTTGGATCGTGGCGGGCATATCCCTTTTTTACGGCATATACAAG GAAGTTAAACAATGCCTGTATCCTTTCGTGGTGATGTACATGCTTGATATGCTCCAACTGGTGCTGAGGGATGTCATCCTGATTTGGCAAAACAAACGTTGGTTTCATATGGTTTTCATAAATCCAATTGCTGTAATTATGACTCTAT ATATCACACTGCATGTTATGACAACACTCGTGGCGGTGAGAAAACTTATCGAGCGTGATCCGGTGGCACAACTGGGGACTAATTTTGTGCGTCTCAATACGGAAGCGAATAGACGAATTCGGATGCAACAAACGAATGACGATCAAGATGCTTTGGTTGACGATTGA
- the LOC134214425 gene encoding uncharacterized protein LOC134214425: MEHYLRFYIKFHSYVIAVATILGSIFMAVVLYQSTEFHYPLEEFYDYRFMGSGGLVFGVIWLAVGVSLFYGIFKEVKQFVYPFVVMFMIELFLLVLRDVIMIWHNKRWYNMVFVNPIVVIIALYITLHVMMTLVAMGKLIEHDPVAQPGTNFVRFNTDSDGQDRRQHLGGDEEALVDD; the protein is encoded by the exons ATGGAACACTACTTGCGGTTCTATATCAAGTTTCACAGTTATGTCATTGCGGTGGCAACAATTTTAGGTTCCATTTTCATGGCTGTTGTTCTGTACCAATCGACGGAGTTTCACTATCCTCTAGAGGAGT TTTACGATTACCGATTCATGGGTAGTGGCGGCCTTGTGTTCGGTGTAATTTGGCTCGCTGTAGGAGTATCACTATTCTACGGGATTTTCAAG GAAGTAAAGCAATTTGTGTATCCTTTCGTGGTAATGTTCATGATTGAACTGTTCCTGCTGGTGCTAAGGGACGTCATCATGATCTGGCACAACAAAAGGTGGTACAATATGGTTTTCGTGAACCCGATTGTTGTGATCATTGCTCTCT ACATCACCCTACATGTGATGATGACCTTGGTAGCCATGGGAAAGCTAATCGAACATGATCCGGTGGCTCAGCCGGGGACGAATTTTGTGCGTTTCAATACCGACTCTGATGGGCAAGATCGGCGGCAGCATTTGGGTGGCGATGAGGAAGCACTTGTTGACGATTGA